One window of the Megalops cyprinoides isolate fMegCyp1 chromosome 2, fMegCyp1.pri, whole genome shotgun sequence genome contains the following:
- the atp5f1d gene encoding ATP synthase subunit delta, mitochondrial, translating into MLAARFLLRRSLPAFRQTRCYADAPSAAAQMSFTFASPTQVFFKEASVKQIDVPTLTGAFGILPAHVPTLQVLRPGVVTVFSDDGSSTKYFVSSGSVTVNADSSVQLLAEEAVPLDSLDLATAKANLEKAQSDLLSTSDEVARAEVQISVEANEAIVKALE; encoded by the exons ATGTTGGCGGCCAGGTTCCTTCTCCGTCGTTCCCTCCCTGCTTTTAGGCAAACTCGGTGCTACGCCGATGCGCCCTCCGCTGCTGCGCAGATGTCCTTCACTTTCGCCTCGCCAACTCAG GTGTTCTTCAAAGAGGCCAGCGTGAAACAGATTGATGTTCCAACGCTGACAGGCGCTTTTGGTATCCTGCCCGCTCACGTTCCTACGCTGCAGGTCCTCAGGCCGGGGGTGGTCACCGTGTTCAGCGATGACGGCTCATCCACCAAGTACTTTG TGAGCAGCGGATCTGTCACAGTGAATGCTGACTCTTCTGTGCAGCTGCTGGCGGAGGAAGCTGTGCCCCTGGACAGCCTGGACCTCGCT ACAGCTAAAGCGAACCTTGAAAAGGCCCAGTCCGACCTGCTCAGCACCTCAGATGAAGTGGCCAGGGCAGAGGTGCAGATCAGCGTAGAGGCCAATGAGGCCATTGTGAAGGCGCTGGAGTAG